Proteins from a single region of Corynebacterium pseudogenitalium:
- the putP gene encoding sodium/proline symporter PutP, with the protein MADSFWLVLAIVLYFGVMVAIGFYSWIQTSKYDDYVLGDRGLHPFVAGLSAGASDMSGWLLMGLPGALFVSGMSELWIVIGLLAGSWANWKFVAPRLRAYTEVSNNSITLPSFFENRTRDSSHVLRFVAAVIIIFFFTFYVSSGMVSGGRYFESTFHGDYLTGVLIVGSITVLYTFIGGFLAVSYTDVVQGVLMFLALVTVPLMALISLDTPSDIFSFASHNAYGPWEAGNPDYFNMIAGVSLATIIGNLAWGFGYLGQPHIVTRFMALRSPAEAASARRTGISWVTICFAGAVFTALVSTVFFAETPHSVTDQSGFETIFLDLARILFHPLIAGIVLTAVLAAIMSTMSSQLLITSSALIEDIYRAVAKQRPSQTVLLVLSRTMVVLVAAVAMVLAINPSDTILGLVAFAWAGFGASFGPVVIASLYWRRLTAPGAIAGMIVGAITVFVWGSSDTLSGIIYEIVPGIAFATIALVAVSLLTKPKQGVEDEFDHALAVTNFALTTPDATFADALKATAGTEGASHASN; encoded by the coding sequence ATGGCCGATAGCTTCTGGCTTGTCCTTGCCATAGTGTTGTACTTCGGTGTCATGGTTGCCATCGGGTTTTATTCGTGGATCCAGACGAGCAAGTATGACGACTACGTTCTTGGCGACCGTGGACTGCACCCATTCGTAGCAGGCCTATCCGCGGGCGCATCAGATATGTCGGGCTGGCTGCTGATGGGGCTGCCGGGCGCATTGTTCGTTTCCGGTATGAGCGAGCTGTGGATCGTTATTGGACTCTTGGCCGGGTCGTGGGCGAACTGGAAGTTTGTCGCACCACGCCTCCGCGCTTATACGGAAGTATCAAATAACTCGATTACCTTGCCGTCCTTCTTCGAGAACCGCACCCGTGACTCCTCACACGTCCTGCGGTTCGTCGCCGCCGTGATCATTATTTTCTTCTTCACGTTCTACGTTTCGTCAGGCATGGTCTCGGGTGGCCGTTACTTCGAATCCACTTTCCACGGTGACTACCTCACAGGCGTACTCATCGTCGGTTCGATTACTGTGCTGTACACGTTCATCGGCGGCTTCCTCGCTGTGAGCTATACCGACGTTGTCCAAGGGGTCTTGATGTTCTTGGCGCTGGTCACGGTGCCACTGATGGCACTGATCTCGCTCGATACCCCCTCTGATATCTTCTCGTTCGCTTCCCACAACGCCTACGGCCCGTGGGAGGCCGGCAATCCGGACTACTTCAACATGATCGCCGGTGTCTCGTTGGCAACCATCATCGGCAACTTGGCGTGGGGCTTCGGCTACCTGGGACAGCCACATATTGTTACCCGATTCATGGCGCTGCGCTCCCCGGCTGAGGCAGCCAGCGCACGCCGGACCGGAATCAGCTGGGTCACCATCTGCTTTGCGGGTGCGGTGTTCACCGCGCTCGTATCGACGGTCTTCTTCGCTGAAACACCGCACAGTGTCACTGACCAAAGCGGCTTCGAAACCATCTTCTTGGACCTAGCCCGCATCCTCTTCCACCCACTCATTGCAGGTATCGTCCTTACAGCGGTGCTCGCGGCGATTATGTCCACAATGTCCTCCCAACTATTGATCACCTCCTCCGCGCTTATTGAAGACATCTATCGGGCCGTGGCGAAGCAGCGTCCAAGTCAGACCGTGCTGCTCGTGCTCTCGCGCACGATGGTGGTCTTGGTTGCAGCGGTCGCGATGGTGCTGGCAATCAACCCATCGGACACGATCCTGGGCCTGGTCGCGTTCGCGTGGGCAGGCTTCGGCGCAAGCTTCGGTCCCGTTGTAATTGCATCGTTGTACTGGCGTCGTCTCACTGCCCCGGGCGCCATCGCTGGCATGATCGTCGGTGCAATCACGGTATTCGTGTGGGGCTCCTCCGACACGCTGTCCGGCATCATCTACGAAATCGTTCCGGGTATCGCATTCGCGACGATCGCGCTTGTCGCTGTCTCCTTGCTGACCAAGCCGAAGCAGGGCGTCGAAGACGAGTTTGACCATGCTCTTGCAGTGACAAACTTTGCGCTCACCACTCCGGACGCAACGTTCGCTGACGCGCTCAAGGCGACTGCGGGAACCGAAGGGGCCTCCCACGCGTCTAACTAG